A genomic window from Aythya fuligula isolate bAytFul2 chromosome 15, bAytFul2.pri, whole genome shotgun sequence includes:
- the GPR146 gene encoding probable G-protein coupled receptor 146 — translation MWSCETLNSTENSEDQHLCHDFHFVLSILSLLYLIICFPISLCYNGLLVLVNLYNKATMTMPDVYFVNIAIAGLIINTLAPMYLLGLANTKWAIWNSNNEVYITLLILFNVSSLVTMYSTTLLSLDYYIERALPRTYMSSVYNTKHVCGFIWGGAMLTSFSSLLFYVCNHVSTKIIECSKMQNKEAADAIMVFIGYVVPAVAVLYALILILRIRKEATPLDQDTGRLDPSVHRLLIATVCTQFTLWTPYYVTLLVSTFTYAQGRFADENYSRILHFTKILSKFLAFSSSFVMPLLYRYINKNFPNKLRRLLKKIHCGNQGCSHERTVVQQVMT, via the coding sequence ATGTGGAGCTGTGAAACCTTAAACAGTACCGAGAACAGTGAGGACCAGCATCTCTGCCATGACTTCCACTTTGTGCTTTCCATCTTGTCCCTACTCTACCTCATTATATGTTTCCCAATTAGCCTTTGCTACAATGGCTTGCTGGTCCTGGTTAATCTGTATAACAAAGCAACTATGACGATGCCAGATGTTTACTTCGTCAACATAGCCATTGCCGGTCTCATCATCAACACCCTGGCACCAATGTACCTTCTAGGTCTTGCCAATACAAAATGGGCCATCTGGAATTCTAACAACGAAGTTTATATCACCTTGCTTATTTTATTCAACGTCTCATCTTTAGTTACCATGTACTCTACGACGTTACTCAGTCTGGACTACTACATTGAACGCGCTCTACCTAGAACTTATATGTCAAGTGTGTACAACACCAAGCACGTCTGTGGATTCATATGGGGTGGAGCCATGCTGACAAGTTTCTCATCTCTTCTGTTCTACGTCTGCAATCACGTATCCACTAAAATAATTGAATGTTCCAAGATGCAGAACAAAGAGGCAGCAGATGCCATCATGGTCTTTATCGGGTATGTTGTACCAGCTGTCGCGGTACTCTATGCACTTATATTGATCTTGCGAATACGCAAAGAGGCTACACCACTGGATCAAGACACTGGACGATTAGATCCGTCAGTGCACAGGCTTTTGATTGCCACAGTCTGTACACAGTTCACCTTATGGACACCCTATTATGTTACCCTTTTGGTAAGCACATTTACTTATGCACAAGGAAGATTTGCAGATGAAAATTACAGTCGAATATTACATTTTACCAAGATTTTATCCAAATTCTTGGCTTTCTCAAGCAGCTTTGTAATGCCTCTGCTCTACAGATACATTAACAAAAACTTTCCTAACAAACTACGACGTTTGCTTAAAAAGATACACTGTGGAAATCAAGGGTGTTCACACGAACGCACAGTGGTACAGCAAGTTATGacatag